In one window of Armatimonadota bacterium DNA:
- a CDS encoding (Fe-S)-binding protein, which translates to MADPALDAIQEQVARCNRCGFCQAACPIYHITGREAATARGHNEHLRRVLDGELDLDSDMEPAFAQCLLCRACTAHCFPALPTDRAVTAARSGFNRHRPGAAVEERVMRAVLTDQGRMARLMKLAYFGKRSGALRAMRLLRWLPWFPKGAAEADAMMPSPPDSFLRDRLGRLGLPEQGPRGTIVYFVGCGMNFGYPDAAEDTLRLLAECGYGIRVADNICCGLPAYTHGHLDLARELAEANLRAMTGSDLIVADCASCSSFLKHYEELLGGAPEAEEAAAFAARARDLSEVIAPELLTGARLEGTVTYHQPCHLGRYQGLAARPTELLEAIEEVDFRPLREADWCCGAAGTYVVTQYELSMQVLERKMSNVAATGADTVVTSCPACLAQLGYGAHREGVGVRVRHLSEVLRKAMG; encoded by the coding sequence GTGGCCGATCCAGCGCTGGACGCCATCCAAGAGCAGGTGGCTCGCTGCAATCGCTGCGGGTTTTGCCAGGCCGCGTGCCCGATCTATCATATCACCGGGCGCGAGGCGGCCACCGCCCGCGGGCACAACGAGCATTTGCGCCGCGTCCTCGATGGCGAACTCGATCTCGACAGCGACATGGAGCCGGCGTTCGCGCAGTGCTTGCTGTGCCGTGCGTGCACGGCGCACTGCTTCCCCGCGCTGCCAACGGACCGGGCAGTGACTGCGGCGCGCAGCGGATTCAACCGACACCGGCCGGGCGCCGCCGTCGAAGAGCGCGTGATGCGAGCGGTGCTCACGGATCAAGGGCGCATGGCGCGCCTGATGAAGCTGGCGTACTTCGGGAAGCGCTCCGGGGCGCTGCGCGCGATGCGGCTCCTGCGGTGGCTGCCGTGGTTTCCCAAGGGCGCGGCGGAGGCGGACGCGATGATGCCGTCGCCGCCAGACAGCTTCCTTCGCGATCGCCTCGGGCGGCTGGGGTTGCCTGAGCAGGGGCCGCGAGGGACGATCGTGTACTTCGTCGGCTGCGGCATGAACTTCGGCTATCCTGACGCCGCCGAGGACACGCTGCGCCTGCTCGCCGAGTGCGGATACGGCATACGCGTCGCGGACAACATCTGCTGCGGCCTGCCGGCTTATACTCATGGACATCTCGACCTCGCCCGCGAGCTGGCGGAGGCCAATCTGCGCGCGATGACGGGCTCGGACCTGATTGTGGCGGACTGCGCCAGTTGCTCGTCGTTTCTCAAGCACTACGAAGAGCTGTTGGGAGGCGCGCCGGAGGCGGAGGAAGCGGCTGCATTTGCTGCCCGCGCGCGCGATCTGTCCGAGGTGATCGCGCCGGAGTTGCTGACCGGTGCGCGCCTGGAGGGCACGGTCACATACCATCAGCCCTGTCACCTCGGGCGCTACCAAGGCCTGGCGGCGCGACCCACGGAGTTGCTGGAGGCGATCGAAGAGGTGGACTTCAGGCCGCTGCGCGAAGCCGACTGGTGCTGCGGCGCGGCGGGGACGTACGTCGTGACCCAGTACGAGTTGAGCATGCAGGTCCTGGAACGTAAGATGTCCAACGTCGCGGCGACCGGCGCGGACACGGTGGTAACGTCCTGCCCGGCATGCCTCGCGCAACTGGGGTATGGTGCGCACCGGGAGGGCGTTGGGGTCCGCGTCCGGCATCTCTCCGAGGTCCTTCGCAAGGCGATGGGCTAG
- a CDS encoding argininosuccinate synthase, which yields MNVADIIRKIDETPAPKVRKAAIAYSGGLDSSLGVELLRRKYGADEIVPITVDVGQGEEEVRVSKEKAKVLRVEPIMIDAREEFTEEWLSKAIRA from the coding sequence ATGAACGTCGCTGACATCATCCGCAAGATCGACGAGACGCCCGCGCCGAAGGTGCGCAAAGCAGCCATCGCTTACTCGGGCGGCCTGGACTCGTCTCTCGGCGTGGAGCTGCTGCGGCGCAAGTACGGGGCAGATGAGATTGTCCCCATTACGGTGGACGTCGGCCAGGGCGAGGAAGAGGTGCGCGTCAGCAAGGAGAAGGCGAAGGTTCTCCGGGTGGAGCCGATCATGATTGACGCGCGCGAGGAGTTCACCGAGGAGTGGCTGAGCAAAGCGATCCGCGCC